The Ancylothrix sp. D3o genome segment TGAGGCCATTTGGCTTACAGGAATCAGCCAGGGAACCTCTGAAGAAGCAGATTTACGCAAAGCAGAATTAATCGAAATTTTGATAAGCGAAGCCTCTAAACAAGTCGAAATATTTGACTATGAAACTGCTTTAACCATTCGTCTTTATATTCAAAAATTAGAACCACATAACATCAACAATTTGCTCGGATTAGCTTGGCTTTATATCGAATTGAATAAATTTGAAACCGAAGGACAATCCGCCCTTTTGCAAGCTACACAAGTGCTTTTAAACTCTGCCCAAGCTGAAAAAGTCAATAGCGACTTACTTTTGCGAGTCCTAGAAACCGTCCTCGAAATTAATCCTTATGATGCTTTTATCGAAGTTGGATTAAAATGTCCAAAGCTTGAACGTGAAAACGAAGAAATCAAAAAAATTACCGCAAAATACAGGGGTTTATTTATAAAATTGGGCATTCATCTCTACCAGCAAAAAAGCTTTGCCTCAGCTTTTAAACAATTGCAAAAAGCCCTAAATTTTAAAGATAATATGGCCCCCCATACCCAAGCCGAAATTTTATATATGCAGGGATTATGCTGTGTCAGCCAAAACAAAACTCAAGCAGCAATTCCTTTGTTTGAAGCCAGTTTAAATTTATCGCCAAACTTTGCCCAAGCCGCCAGCGAACTTCAGAAAAACCAATACCGATTAAAAACCCAGTTAAAAGGTTATCAATTTACCCAAGACTGGTTTAGCAGAAATATCCCTGGTTTCCAAAAAAACCTAGAGCGATATGTTAATATTGCCGACATTAAAGCCTTAGAAATCGGTAGTTGGGAAGGACGTTCAACCTGCTGGCTACTAGAAAATATCCTCATTCATCCCAGTGCAGAAATTACTTGTATTGATACTTTTCAGGGAAGTATTGAGCATACAACCTTTTTTAATCAAACTTATATAAACTCAATTGAAAGCCGGTTTGACTTCAATATCCAATTAACACAAGCCGGTCAAAAAGTCAAAAAAATAATCGGCAATTCTCACGAAATTCTGCGAACATTACCTTTAAATACCTACGACTTTATCTATATAGACGGTTCCCACCTAGCCTGTGATGTTTTAGCAGATGCAGTGTTATCGTGGCCAATTTTAAAACTCGGAGGCTTGATGATTTTTGATGATTATGATTTCTCTGTGCCAAACCAACCTACTCAGGATACAAAAATAGGCATTGATGCTTTTTTAAAAGCATTTCAACCCAAGCTGAAAATACTCCAGCAAGAGTATCAAGTCATGGTTGAAAAAATTGCCCATTAATTCATCATTTCGAGGTCATAAATCGAATAAAGTGATAAAACATTCATCTTATTTTTTTGCTCTCTCCCCAGCGTGGCTACCGTGAATGAACTATTACCTGATAGCTTGACCTCAAATTTGTGGGTGCAAATTTCCCTCGTCGCCGTTTGGCTAGGCGGAATTTTGCTAATAGCTGAATCCCTCAATCGCTTTGCCGGCACCGATAGCGAAATTACCCGTAAAATTGTCCATATCGGCACCGGCAACGTTATTTTATTTGCCTGGTTTTTAAACATCCCCGCCTGGGTTGGTATTGGCGCAGCAATTTTAGCCGCTATTGTCACCCTTATCTCTTATCGCTTTCCCATCCTACCCGGTGTCAATAGCATAGGCCGGCAAAGTTTTGGAACCTTCTTTTATGCCCTCAGCATTGGCCTTTTAATTGCCTGGTTTTGGCCCCAAGGCAAACCCGAATACGCCGCCATTGGCATCTTAATTATGACCTATGGCGATGGTTTAGCCGCCATTATCGGTCAGCGTTTTGGCCGCAACAAATATGAAGTTTTTGGCAGCAAAAAAAGCCTCCAAGGAACCCTAACCATGACCATTATTTCCTTTCTTGTTTGTGGCTTAATTTTGCTCACAGTTCAAGGCAATATCCCCCCCACATGGTTAGTCGCCGCCGCTGTTGCCCTCACCGCCACCGGCCTCGAAACCTTTTCTAAATATGGCATAGATAACCTCACCGTTCCTCTCGGAAGCGCCACCATTGCCTATTTCTTAAATCTAGCTTTACTCGCCCATTTTTCCGGCTTCTAAAAAAAATTTGGTGGAGATATTGTCACTCTCCACCATCTAGGTGTTCAAACTCATCTAAAGATTGACAGGCATCGAAAAAATTTAGCCTTAGCTGACATAATTCTCCAGTCAAAATGTGTTCTCCTTAAAGCCCGTCAGTCTGCCCAACGCGAACCTTTATAAGGATCTCCTTCAAAAGGTTGAACGCCAATCATCGGATAAGCATCATCAGTGGGGGTAAAAATCCGGGCAAAAGCCGCCATCAAATAGTTGATTGCATCACTCATCGATTGAGAGAAATTCATAAAGACTCCTCGAATTCGGGATAATTTTGTACCGATTCCTTCGATACTTTTAGTTTATAGCCTTCCCTAAAAATTAGGCTAACTTCTCAATAATTTGATACGATTACCGGCCTCAAATGAGCTATTGTTATGATTAGTTTTCATTCCTTTAAACTTCGTTACGTTTCTTTGTCTAGCTTAATAAAAGCGAGAGTATCTACATCAAATTTTGTAAAAAACCATCAAGATAAACCTTTAAAATTCCAAGCCCCAACCGCCAAACAAACCCAACCAACAATAAAAGCCAAACCACCCAAAGGAGTAATCGCACCCAGCCAAGAAATGCCGGTTAAACTAAGCGCATATAAACTGCCAGAAAAAATAGCAATCCCAGCAATAAAAGCAAAACCGGCAGCCACAAGAAAAGGTTGAGGCTCACCGGCCACCATCAGCAACAACGCCACCAATAACAACGCCAAAGCATGATACATTTCATAACGAGTGCCGGTTTCAAAAATCTCTAAATAACGCTCGCTTAATTTATCCTTCAAAGCGTGAGAACCAAACGCACCCAAAACCACAGACAAACCGGCAAAAACTGCCGCAATTCCCATAAAAACTCGAATCAACATAACTTAAACCTCCAAAACTGAAGAGTGGAATATAGCCCCCAGGCTTGATAAAATGGTGGGCAGAGCCCACCCTACAAAGCTACCGGCGAACCGCTTCCAAAATACGAGAAAAATAAAAACGAGTGCTAGTCATCGACGAACGGTTTACAGAAAAACCATTTGCTTGCAAAATCTTAACAATATCCGCCTCACGATGTTGATAAGCACGAGTAGTTTTACTCGGCCCAGGAAACAACTCTCCCACCTTTTTAAGCATCGACAAAGCCAAAGTTTTAGGCGCAAAACTAAGAATTAAACGAGACTCTGCAAGCGAGCTTAAATGTGCAATCATATCCGCCGCCTTATCCTGCGGATAATGAATCAAAACATCCAAACAAATCACCGTATTGTACCGGCCCGTCAACTTTTCCAAATCTTGCGCCATAAAGGCAATATTACTTGGATTTGACATTGCTAACTGAGACCGTTCATAAGCCTCCAAAACCATTTTTTCCGAGATATCACTGCCATAAACCAGCGCACCCTCCTGAGCCAAAGGAATACTCAAACTGCCAACACCACAGCCGGCATCGCAGACAGATAACCCCTTCAAATTGCCATCCGCCTTCAGCCAACCAACCACAGTATCAACCGTGCGCTGATGTCCTTCACGAATATCTTTCTGGACTTTATTTACTTCGCCATCGCCATAAATACGCCGCCAGCGATCAAAGCCGGTCGCATTAAAATAATCTTTGACAATGGTTTTATCATCAAGTGCGTTCATCAATCTGCTGAGTGCTTAAGGGTTTGCCAAAACTTAATTTACCATAAAAGGCTTTCCGTCGAATCAACCCAATTGATAGGCTGCGATTCAAACCTGGTTAGAGGAGATTTGAGAAACCGGCTTTCTTCGTTAAACTTGGGATAAAATTAGAATTGACTTTAAAACCTGATTTTTCGTAGTAAAACGGGCTCAACTCATAATGAATACCCTAGCTCAAGAAATTCTCAGAAACTTTGATAATTTGCCAGATACCGAACAACGGGCGCTCGCTGTGGAAATATTGAAGCGGTTGGGAAATTTTGACGTTCCACCCCTGACAGACGAGGATTT includes the following:
- a CDS encoding DUF423 domain-containing protein, whose translation is MIRVFMGIAAVFAGLSVVLGAFGSHALKDKLSERYLEIFETGTRYEMYHALALLLVALLLMVAGEPQPFLVAAGFAFIAGIAIFSGSLYALSLTGISWLGAITPLGGLAFIVGWVCLAVGAWNFKGLS
- a CDS encoding diacylglycerol/polyprenol kinase family protein, producing the protein MNELLPDSLTSNLWVQISLVAVWLGGILLIAESLNRFAGTDSEITRKIVHIGTGNVILFAWFLNIPAWVGIGAAILAAIVTLISYRFPILPGVNSIGRQSFGTFFYALSIGLLIAWFWPQGKPEYAAIGILIMTYGDGLAAIIGQRFGRNKYEVFGSKKSLQGTLTMTIISFLVCGLILLTVQGNIPPTWLVAAAVALTATGLETFSKYGIDNLTVPLGSATIAYFLNLALLAHFSGF
- the bchM gene encoding magnesium protoporphyrin IX methyltransferase; translation: MNALDDKTIVKDYFNATGFDRWRRIYGDGEVNKVQKDIREGHQRTVDTVVGWLKADGNLKGLSVCDAGCGVGSLSIPLAQEGALVYGSDISEKMVLEAYERSQLAMSNPSNIAFMAQDLEKLTGRYNTVICLDVLIHYPQDKAADMIAHLSSLAESRLILSFAPKTLALSMLKKVGELFPGPSKTTRAYQHREADIVKILQANGFSVNRSSMTSTRFYFSRILEAVRR
- a CDS encoding class I SAM-dependent methyltransferase; translated protein: MVQLEKQANDDLLNKNTLQTISHYEQAIEVNPHLMSNYAHLGLAYLLQGQQTEAEAIWLTGISQGTSEEADLRKAELIEILISEASKQVEIFDYETALTIRLYIQKLEPHNINNLLGLAWLYIELNKFETEGQSALLQATQVLLNSAQAEKVNSDLLLRVLETVLEINPYDAFIEVGLKCPKLERENEEIKKITAKYRGLFIKLGIHLYQQKSFASAFKQLQKALNFKDNMAPHTQAEILYMQGLCCVSQNKTQAAIPLFEASLNLSPNFAQAASELQKNQYRLKTQLKGYQFTQDWFSRNIPGFQKNLERYVNIADIKALEIGSWEGRSTCWLLENILIHPSAEITCIDTFQGSIEHTTFFNQTYINSIESRFDFNIQLTQAGQKVKKIIGNSHEILRTLPLNTYDFIYIDGSHLACDVLADAVLSWPILKLGGLMIFDDYDFSVPNQPTQDTKIGIDAFLKAFQPKLKILQQEYQVMVEKIAH